The Setaria italica strain Yugu1 chromosome IX, Setaria_italica_v2.0, whole genome shotgun sequence genome has a window encoding:
- the LOC101768128 gene encoding aspartic proteinase nepenthesin-1-like yields the protein MPKLALLLALLAATAISCGHAAASAVRMQLIHTDAGRGLTPHELLQRMALRSRARAARILAEAAGAQVTPGEIAGAVPDTEYLVHFSIGTPPQPVQLTLDTGSDLTWTQCRPCPSCFDQALPYFDASLSSTFAGVLTCSSSPCQALPLTSCGTDSSSSGNETCGYAYSYGDGSVTVGLLVVDTFTFVADAAAALAFGCGLNNTGTGIVVDMFKSNETGIAGFGRGALPVLLGLPANLFSSDPGTIQTITLIQNPARPSFYYLPLQGITVGSTNLPIPESTFAVTANGTGGTIIDSGTGMTSLPHDVYGLVLDAFVGQASLPVLNATSMSVSQLCFTVPTAGARPDVPKLVLEFEGATLDLPRENYMFEIEAAGVSATCLAVNDGGGAMTIIGNYQQQSMHVLHDLANNKLSFVPAQCDQV from the exons ATGCCGAAGCTAGCCCTCCTGCTTGCGCTGCTTGCAGCGACGGCCATCTCTTGCGGCCATGCCGCGGCTTCGGCCGTCAGGATGCAGCTCATCCACACTGATGCCGGCCGCGGCCTGACACCCCATGAGCTGCTGCAGCGCATGGCGCTGCGGAGCAGAGCCCGCGCCGCCCGAATCCTCGCCGAAGCGGCCGGCGCCCAGGTGACCCCAGGGGagatcgccggcgccgtccccgACACGGAGTACCTGGTGCACTTCTCCATCGGCACGCCTCCGCAGCCCGTGCAGCTGACGCTCGACACGGGCAGCGACCTCACCTGGACGCAGTGCCGTCCGTGCCCGTCCTGCTTCGACCAGGCCCTGCCCTACTTCGACGCGTCCCTCTCCTCGACATTCGCCGGCGTGCTCACCTGCAGCTCCTCGCCGTGTCAGGCCCTGCCGCTTACGTCGTGCGGCACCGATAGCTCGTCATCGGGCAACGAGACTTGCGGCTACGCCTACTCTTACGGCGACGGCTCGGTGACGGTCGGCCTCCTCGTCGTGGACACGTTCACATTTGTcgctgacgccgccgccgccctggcctTCGGCTGCGGCCTCAACAACACCGGGACCGGCATCGTCGTGGACATGTTCAAGTCCAACGAGACCGGCATCGCCGGCTTCGGCCGCGGCGCCCT CCCCGTCCTGCTCGGCCTGCCGGCGAACCTCTTCAGCAGCGACCCCGGCACCATCCAGACCATCACGCTCATCCAGAACCCTGCCCGTCCATCCTTCTACTACCTCCCGCTGCAGGGCATCACCGTCGGGTCGACGAATCTGCCGATCCCGGAGTCCACGTTCGCGGTCACCGCGAACGGGACGGGCGGCACCATCATCGACTCCGGCACCGGCATGACGTCGCTGCCCCACGACGTGTACGGGCTCGTGCTCGACGCGTTCGTCGGCCAGGCGAGCCTGCCCGTGCTCAACGCGACGTCGATGTCGGTGTCGCAGCTCTGCTTCACGGTGCCGACGGCGGGCGCGAGGCCGGACGTGCCGAAGCTGGTGTTGGAGTTTGAGGGCGCGACGCTGGACCTGCCGCGGGAGAACTACATGTTCGAGATCGAGGCCGCGGGCGTCAGCGCCACCTGCCTTGCCGTTAACGATGGGGGCGGTGCCATGACCATCATAGGAAACTATCAGCAGCAGAGCATGCACGTCCTCCACGACCTGGCCAATAACAAGCTATCCTTCGTCCCTGCTCAGTGCGACCAGGTTTAA